From Pseudomonas fluorescens, one genomic window encodes:
- a CDS encoding PIG-L deacetylase family protein, which translates to MSRKQQLLKRHRRNKRIGLLIALALLISLGVLVAWWLPLIVAVLAWVAHEAWFADHLFYSPRDDYQCSFPPYTPQPKIRLDGERLLLDDGVMLADDTTLILALRVKSGWLGRFLDPAVELLGGDNPDRQVFERGVNGLRYLNLSGQAQALSAGQLRVRGRHCQVHGEPLLWSVEQPDYRRQRVMVIAPHADDAELAAYGLYSQADETWIVTLTAGEIEAEHYQQMGLSSVEASRLKGRLRAWDSIAVPRWAGVPAAHCVQLGYFCLQLPAMQAAPNQPMPSREAGLDDIRGFRQLNPFALPGDQDGRPTWNNLLADLREVLLKARPQVIVLPHPSLDPHPDHICAQQAVLEALKGLEWQPTTLLGYANHLHDNDRWPMGDSGAGIALPPVFDPAQVLQPYCLALSPQQQIDKAMALGMMHDLQPRAPFKRRLRRCLQRWLAGRRGSPYGENEFFRKAVRRHELFWRL; encoded by the coding sequence ATGAGTCGCAAACAGCAATTGCTCAAGCGGCATCGCCGCAATAAACGAATCGGCCTGCTGATCGCCCTCGCGCTGTTGATCAGCCTGGGCGTGCTGGTGGCATGGTGGCTGCCGCTGATAGTGGCAGTCTTGGCTTGGGTGGCCCACGAGGCCTGGTTCGCCGACCACCTGTTCTACTCCCCGCGCGACGATTACCAGTGCAGTTTTCCGCCTTACACGCCGCAGCCGAAGATCCGCCTCGACGGTGAGCGTTTGCTGCTTGACGACGGTGTGATGCTGGCCGACGACACCACGCTGATCCTCGCGTTGCGGGTGAAAAGCGGCTGGTTGGGGCGCTTTCTCGATCCGGCAGTCGAGCTGTTGGGCGGTGATAACCCGGATCGACAAGTCTTCGAGCGTGGCGTCAACGGTTTGCGCTACCTCAACCTCAGCGGTCAGGCGCAGGCGCTTTCGGCGGGTCAGTTGCGCGTGCGCGGACGTCATTGCCAGGTGCACGGCGAACCTTTGCTGTGGTCAGTCGAACAGCCGGACTACCGGCGCCAGCGGGTGATGGTGATCGCGCCGCACGCCGATGATGCCGAGCTGGCGGCGTACGGGCTGTACAGCCAGGCCGATGAAACCTGGATTGTCACCCTGACCGCCGGTGAAATCGAAGCCGAGCACTATCAGCAGATGGGCTTGAGCAGCGTCGAGGCCTCGCGACTCAAGGGGCGTTTGCGTGCCTGGGACAGCATTGCCGTGCCGCGCTGGGCCGGGGTGCCGGCGGCACACTGCGTGCAGTTGGGCTATTTCTGCCTGCAGTTGCCCGCCATGCAAGCTGCGCCGAACCAGCCAATGCCTTCGCGCGAAGCCGGGCTCGATGACATCCGCGGGTTCCGTCAGCTCAATCCGTTCGCCTTGCCGGGCGATCAGGATGGTCGGCCGACCTGGAACAACCTGCTGGCCGACCTGCGTGAAGTGCTGCTCAAGGCGCGACCGCAGGTGATCGTCCTGCCGCACCCTTCGCTTGATCCGCACCCCGACCACATCTGCGCCCAGCAAGCGGTGCTGGAGGCGTTGAAGGGTCTCGAATGGCAGCCCACGACATTGCTCGGCTACGCTAATCACTTGCATGACAATGATCGCTGGCCAATGGGCGATTCCGGGGCTGGCATTGCCTTGCCGCCGGTCTTTGATCCGGCGCAAGTGTTGCAGCCGTACTGTCTGGCATTGTCACCGCAGCAGCAAATCGACAAGGCCATGGCCTTGGGCATGATGCATGACCTGCAGCCCCGCGCGCCGTTCAAGCGGCGTCTGCGTCGGTGCTTGCAACGCTGGTTGGCAGGGCGGCGCGGTTCGCCTTATGGGGAGAATGAATTCTTCCGCAAGGCCGTGCGCCGTCATGAGTTGTTCTGGCGTTTGTAA
- a CDS encoding glycosyltransferase family protein has product MKVLFLVQKEQRAILDRLYEGVAAHCDCDLRWLSSDEQRNLRGYFRREVDVSRYDRIIFFLRFKQEIRQASFIRTLPNLVILEHDAYQNYIPCKYTGKFSAHYRRLPWARVISSGFVVAERLREEGFDAVFVPKGYDQALLQDQGRERDIELAFVGSTNSVAYSGRKALLDELASVEPLVVTRTKSGDEYRDTLNRIRFFVSADVGMGEFMIKNFEAMACGCVLFAFDQGEAESRALGLQDMHNIVFYRDIAQLQEKLAQLRANPELAASIARNGRDLAVNHFSFARVGERIVEELKPPLRPRADLSLIERLRLKFGI; this is encoded by the coding sequence ATGAAGGTTTTATTTCTGGTGCAGAAAGAACAGCGGGCGATCCTCGACCGTCTGTATGAGGGCGTGGCCGCGCATTGCGACTGTGACCTGCGCTGGCTCAGCAGTGACGAGCAGCGCAACCTGCGCGGCTATTTCCGTCGTGAAGTCGATGTATCGCGCTATGACCGGATCATTTTTTTCCTGCGCTTCAAGCAGGAGATTCGCCAAGCCAGTTTCATTCGCACCCTCCCCAATCTGGTGATCCTCGAGCACGACGCCTATCAGAACTACATCCCGTGCAAGTACACCGGCAAGTTCAGCGCGCACTATCGCCGGCTGCCGTGGGCGCGAGTGATCAGTTCGGGTTTTGTGGTTGCCGAGCGCTTGCGTGAAGAGGGTTTCGACGCGGTGTTCGTGCCCAAGGGCTACGACCAGGCCCTGTTGCAGGATCAGGGGCGTGAGCGCGATATCGAACTGGCCTTTGTCGGCAGCACCAACAGCGTCGCCTACAGTGGGCGCAAGGCGTTGCTCGACGAACTGGCGAGTGTTGAACCATTGGTGGTGACCCGTACCAAGTCGGGTGACGAATACCGCGATACCCTCAACCGCATCCGTTTTTTCGTCAGTGCCGACGTCGGCATGGGCGAATTCATGATCAAGAACTTCGAAGCCATGGCCTGCGGCTGCGTGTTGTTTGCCTTCGATCAGGGCGAGGCGGAGAGTCGCGCGCTGGGGCTGCAGGACATGCACAACATCGTGTTCTATCGCGACATTGCGCAATTGCAGGAAAAACTGGCGCAATTGCGCGCTAATCCCGAATTGGCGGCAAGCATCGCCCGCAATGGTCGGGATCTGGCCGTAAACCACTTCAGTTTTGCCCGTGTCGGCGAGCGCATCGTCGAAGAGCTCAAGCCGCCGTTGCGGCCGCGTGCAGACCTGAGTCTGATTGAGCGGTTGCGCTTGAAATTCGGCATTTGA
- a CDS encoding glycosyltransferase, translating into MSILNVMWSGGSAFASIHKVHRQLLDQVEPSTAINTWLLCGDAQGCAAAFGETREWRLSSSRLKGKHLWKFLVPSMQARFYQALKGSDVQVVLLDGLGTARALLPALGKIPHLRAVVMFHGETRIRPADLTLLGQFDPSRLTLAAVSQTLADSLHRDLRMPVVAVRGALDPVDFRSRLLTREQARSRLALPAGAPVVGAVGRLVDNKGFGCLIEAFATARQQQPQLRLVIVGEGRARPALQARIDQLELGDAITLPGHLDDVATLYPAFDWVAIPSLEEGLGLILQEAVLAGVPVLTTDLAVFREQLADAGWYVPAQDERAWSAALIKALSVAPGQIAMAQSAVLSAQSAWLEFSQAARELLSGRQ; encoded by the coding sequence ATGAGTATCCTCAATGTCATGTGGTCCGGCGGCTCTGCCTTTGCCTCCATCCACAAGGTTCATCGGCAGTTGCTTGACCAGGTGGAGCCGTCCACCGCGATCAATACCTGGCTGCTGTGCGGCGATGCGCAAGGTTGTGCCGCCGCCTTCGGCGAGACCCGTGAGTGGCGCCTGTCTTCCAGCCGGCTCAAGGGTAAGCACCTGTGGAAATTTCTGGTGCCGAGCATGCAGGCCCGCTTCTACCAGGCCCTCAAAGGCAGTGATGTGCAGGTGGTCTTGCTCGACGGCCTGGGCACGGCGCGGGCGCTGTTGCCCGCTTTGGGAAAAATCCCGCACCTGCGTGCCGTGGTGATGTTCCATGGGGAAACCCGCATTCGCCCGGCCGATCTTACGCTGCTCGGACAATTTGATCCCTCCCGACTGACCCTCGCCGCCGTTTCGCAAACCCTGGCTGATTCGCTGCACCGCGATCTGCGGATGCCTGTGGTGGCAGTGCGCGGCGCGCTTGATCCGGTGGATTTCCGTTCGCGACTGTTGACACGCGAACAGGCAAGAAGCCGCCTTGCGTTGCCAGCCGGAGCGCCGGTAGTGGGGGCGGTGGGGCGCCTGGTCGACAACAAGGGCTTTGGTTGTCTGATCGAAGCCTTTGCCACCGCCCGACAACAGCAGCCGCAACTGCGCTTGGTGATTGTCGGCGAGGGGCGTGCGCGACCCGCGCTGCAAGCTCGCATCGATCAGCTTGAGCTGGGCGACGCCATCACGCTGCCGGGTCATCTGGATGATGTCGCCACTCTTTACCCGGCGTTCGACTGGGTGGCGATCCCCTCGCTTGAAGAAGGGTTGGGGCTGATCCTGCAAGAGGCCGTGCTGGCGGGCGTTCCGGTGCTGACCACGGATCTTGCGGTGTTCCGCGAGCAACTGGCGGACGCCGGATGGTACGTTCCCGCGCAAGATGAACGTGCCTGGAGTGCGGCGTTGATCAAGGCGTTAAGTGTCGCACCCGGGCAGATCGCGATGGCCCAGTCCGCGGTACTTTCGGCGCAAAGCGCCTGGCTGGAATTTAGTCAGGCTGCCCGTGAATTATTGTCAGGCCGCCAATAG
- a CDS encoding toluene tolerance protein — protein sequence MQCFRLSHAALNQMVEGARVLEADSFGPKVFLLPDGNILKLFRRKRLLSSALFRPYSKRFIDNALQLEKRGIPTLQALKFHRLETPGMTAVLYRPLPGETLRQIANKEGFDWQQALPALSKFIRELHTAGVYFRSLHLGNIVVTPDNQYGLIDVADMRFTRGPLPPHLVKRNLQHFARYIEREKLNDSFPMQALAKSLLAA from the coding sequence ATGCAATGCTTCCGGCTTTCCCATGCCGCGTTAAATCAGATGGTTGAAGGCGCCAGAGTACTTGAAGCCGACAGCTTCGGCCCGAAAGTCTTCCTGCTGCCGGACGGTAACATTCTCAAGCTGTTTCGCCGCAAGCGCCTGCTGTCTTCGGCACTATTTCGCCCGTATTCCAAACGCTTCATCGATAACGCCCTGCAGCTGGAAAAACGCGGTATCCCGACCCTTCAGGCCCTCAAGTTTCATCGACTGGAAACGCCCGGAATGACGGCGGTGCTGTACCGTCCCCTGCCCGGCGAGACCCTGCGCCAGATTGCCAACAAAGAAGGTTTCGACTGGCAACAGGCATTGCCTGCGTTGAGCAAATTCATTCGTGAGCTGCACACCGCCGGGGTCTACTTCCGCTCCCTGCACCTGGGCAACATCGTGGTAACGCCCGATAACCAATACGGTCTGATTGATGTCGCCGACATGCGCTTCACTCGCGGGCCGCTGCCCCCTCATCTAGTCAAGCGCAACCTGCAACACTTCGCGCGATATATTGAGCGGGAAAAGCTGAACGACAGCTTTCCAATGCAAGCATTGGCGAAATCCCTATTGGCGGCCTGA
- a CDS encoding O-antigen ligase family protein: MQETRWAQVWMTTGLLWFLLAIAFAPTNKIYQQGLVAFLWLPTLLLAWPARQRFVELWRGQRLVCLAVMGLGVWAMITLLWTQDPDPSRGAKRALYIIVFLLFFPILANARPERVIRIMQWGGLGLAVTALLAAIEFYGVDGNHWMARLVGLGQLAHPILGGYVLGLAAVWLAHWIPPTRGKQLLWLVALAFLSGFVVLSQSRGAALALLLTFVTMPVWCRDRHSRLIALGALLLAMLAFWLLEPLVLARGTSFRPEILRSSLDMIAQRPWTGLGMGSGYTVFAEGIQFDHAHNLFTHIAIELGLPGLLLWCVLWFAVLREAWRARDTLYGRGILGIWMFSFLAMQFDAASISGTPRAEWFISWLPVGLATVLVWTQAKFQGCDKIPRST; encoded by the coding sequence ATGCAGGAAACGCGCTGGGCGCAGGTTTGGATGACGACAGGACTGTTATGGTTTTTGCTCGCCATTGCATTTGCTCCGACCAACAAGATTTATCAGCAAGGCCTGGTGGCGTTTCTCTGGTTGCCGACTCTGTTACTGGCCTGGCCTGCACGACAGCGTTTTGTTGAGCTCTGGCGTGGCCAGCGACTGGTATGCCTGGCGGTCATGGGTTTGGGTGTCTGGGCGATGATTACGCTGCTCTGGACCCAGGATCCCGACCCCTCGCGCGGCGCCAAGCGCGCCCTGTATATCATCGTCTTTCTGTTGTTCTTCCCGATTTTGGCCAATGCCCGCCCTGAACGGGTGATCCGCATCATGCAATGGGGCGGGCTTGGGCTGGCAGTGACCGCGTTGCTGGCGGCCATCGAGTTCTACGGGGTAGACGGCAATCACTGGATGGCGCGCCTGGTCGGCCTCGGACAGTTGGCGCATCCGATCCTCGGCGGCTACGTACTTGGCTTGGCCGCGGTATGGCTGGCGCACTGGATTCCGCCAACCCGCGGCAAGCAACTGCTGTGGCTGGTGGCGCTGGCATTTCTCAGCGGTTTTGTCGTGCTCTCGCAAAGCCGTGGCGCCGCGCTGGCCTTGTTGCTGACGTTCGTGACCATGCCTGTCTGGTGCCGCGATCGGCACAGTCGGCTCATCGCGCTGGGCGCGTTGTTGCTGGCGATGCTGGCGTTCTGGTTGCTGGAGCCGCTGGTATTGGCTCGCGGCACCTCTTTCCGGCCCGAAATCCTGAGGTCCAGTCTGGACATGATTGCCCAGCGCCCTTGGACCGGCCTGGGCATGGGCTCTGGTTATACGGTGTTTGCCGAGGGCATACAGTTCGATCATGCACACAACCTGTTTACCCATATCGCCATCGAACTCGGCTTGCCAGGTTTGCTGTTGTGGTGCGTGCTCTGGTTCGCCGTGCTGCGCGAAGCCTGGCGCGCCCGTGATACGTTGTATGGCCGTGGCATCCTGGGGATCTGGATGTTTTCGTTCCTGGCCATGCAGTTCGATGCGGCAAGCATCAGCGGCACGCCGCGCGCCGAATGGTTCATCAGTTGGCTGCCTGTGGGACTGGCCACCGTGTTGGTTTGGACACAGGCCAAATTCCAAGGCTGTGATAAAATTCCGCGTTCTACCTAA
- the msbA gene encoding lipid A export permease/ATP-binding protein MsbA: MSAAPPKAEQDSSLKIYFRLLGYVKPYVGIFLLSILGFVIFASTQPMLAGILKYFVDGLSNPDAVLFPHIPVLRDLKLLVAVPLLIILIAAWQGLGSFLSNYYLAKVSLGLVHDLRVELFNKLLVLPNRYFDTHNSGHLISRITFNVTMVTGAATDAIKVVIREGLTVIFLFAYLLWMNWKLTLVMLAILPLISFMVGNTSKKFRKQSKRIQVAMGDVTHVASETIQGYRVVRSFGGETYEQKRFARASQSNTDKQLRMTRTSAIYTPALQLVIYTAMASLMFLVLFLRGDATAGDLVAYITAAGLLPKPIRQLSEVSSTIQKGVAGAESIFEQLDVEPEVDNGTVERERISGRLDVHNLSFTYPGTDREVLKNISFTATPGQMIALVGRSGSGKSTLASLIPRFYHHESGKILLDEIEIEDYRLRNLRKHVSQVTQHVTLFNDTVANNIAYGDLAGAPREDIEKAAEDAYAMDFISELPQGLDTEVGENGVLLSGGQRQRLAIARALLKNAPLLILDEATSALDTESERHIQAALDKVMKGRTTLVIAHRLSTIEKADLILVMDHGEIVERGTHAQLLAQGGYYSRLHAMGLDEPTSAGIA; encoded by the coding sequence ATGAGTGCAGCACCGCCCAAAGCGGAACAGGATTCGAGCCTGAAAATCTATTTTCGGCTGCTGGGGTACGTAAAACCCTACGTGGGCATTTTCCTGTTGAGTATCCTGGGCTTCGTGATATTTGCCTCCACCCAGCCCATGCTGGCCGGGATCCTCAAGTACTTCGTCGACGGTTTGAGCAACCCGGACGCGGTGCTGTTCCCCCATATACCGGTCCTGCGGGATTTGAAGTTACTGGTCGCCGTGCCCCTGCTGATCATCCTGATTGCGGCGTGGCAGGGCCTGGGCTCGTTCCTGAGTAACTACTACCTGGCCAAGGTTTCGCTGGGATTGGTGCACGACCTGCGAGTCGAGTTGTTTAACAAGCTGCTGGTACTGCCCAATCGCTATTTCGATACCCACAACTCCGGGCATCTGATTTCGCGGATTACCTTCAACGTAACCATGGTCACCGGCGCAGCCACCGATGCGATCAAAGTGGTGATACGCGAAGGCCTGACCGTTATTTTCCTGTTTGCCTACCTGCTGTGGATGAACTGGAAGCTGACGCTGGTGATGCTGGCAATTCTGCCGCTGATTTCGTTCATGGTCGGCAACACCAGTAAGAAATTCCGCAAGCAAAGCAAGCGCATCCAGGTGGCGATGGGCGATGTGACGCACGTCGCATCGGAAACCATCCAGGGTTATCGCGTGGTGCGCAGCTTCGGCGGCGAGACCTATGAGCAGAAGCGTTTCGCCCGCGCCAGCCAGAGCAATACCGACAAGCAACTGCGCATGACCCGCACCAGTGCCATCTACACCCCGGCGCTGCAGTTGGTGATTTACACCGCCATGGCCTCGTTGATGTTCCTGGTGCTGTTCTTGCGCGGTGATGCTACGGCCGGTGATCTGGTGGCCTACATCACGGCCGCAGGCTTGTTGCCCAAGCCTATCCGCCAACTGTCGGAAGTCAGCTCGACCATCCAAAAAGGTGTGGCGGGTGCCGAGAGTATTTTCGAACAGTTGGATGTCGAGCCGGAAGTCGATAACGGCACGGTCGAACGCGAGCGCATCAGCGGCCGCCTGGACGTGCACAACCTGAGCTTCACCTACCCCGGCACTGATCGCGAGGTGTTGAAAAACATCAGCTTCACCGCGACGCCTGGGCAGATGATCGCGTTGGTGGGGCGCTCCGGCAGTGGCAAGTCGACGCTGGCCAGCCTGATTCCACGCTTCTACCACCATGAAAGTGGCAAGATTCTGCTCGATGAAATCGAGATCGAAGACTATCGCCTGCGTAACTTGCGCAAGCATGTGTCCCAGGTCACTCAGCACGTGACGCTGTTCAACGATACGGTTGCCAACAACATCGCCTATGGCGACCTCGCGGGTGCGCCGCGTGAAGACATCGAGAAAGCGGCAGAAGATGCCTATGCGATGGACTTCATTTCCGAGTTGCCGCAAGGGTTGGACACAGAGGTCGGGGAGAACGGCGTTCTGCTCTCCGGCGGACAGCGCCAGCGTCTGGCAATTGCCCGCGCGCTGCTGAAAAATGCCCCGCTGCTGATTCTCGACGAAGCGACCTCGGCCCTCGACACCGAGTCCGAACGCCACATTCAAGCGGCGCTGGATAAAGTCATGAAGGGCCGTACCACCCTGGTAATCGCCCATCGCCTGTCGACCATCGAAAAGGCCGACTTGATCCTGGTCATGGATCACGGTGAGATTGTCGAGCGCGGCACCCACGCCCAACTGTTGGCTCAAGGTGGGTACTATTCCCGCCTGCACGCCATGGGCCTGGATGAGCCGACCTCGGCGGGCATCGCCTGA
- the hldE gene encoding bifunctional D-glycero-beta-D-manno-heptose-7-phosphate kinase/D-glycero-beta-D-manno-heptose 1-phosphate adenylyltransferase HldE — protein sequence MKLSMPRFDQAPVLVVGDVMLDRYWHGGTSRISPEAPVPVVKVDQIEDRPGGAANVALNIAALGAPASLVGVTGDDEAADSLANSLKGAGVRALFQRIAHQPTIVKLRVMSRHQQLLRIDFEQPFATDALALAAEVDSLLEGIKVLVLSDYGKGALKNHQALIEAARTKGIPVLADPKGKDFSIYRGASLITPNLSEFEAIVGGCVDEHDLVSKGAKLMHDLELGALLVTRGEHGMTLLRPEHPPLHLPARAREVFDVTGAGDTVISTLAAAIAAGEELPHAVALANLAASIVVGKLGTASISAPELRRAIQREEGSERGVLGIEQLLQAVEDARAHNESIVFTNGCFDILHAGHVTYLEQARAQGDRLIVAINDDASVSRLKGPGRPINSVDRRMAVLAGLGAVDWVISFPEGTPENLLSQVKPDVLVKGGDYGIDQVVGADIVKAYGGTVKVLGLVENSSTTAIVEKIRKTE from the coding sequence ATGAAGTTGTCCATGCCGCGATTCGATCAGGCCCCTGTCTTGGTGGTCGGCGATGTCATGCTCGACCGTTACTGGCATGGTGGTACCTCACGGATTTCTCCTGAGGCACCCGTGCCGGTGGTCAAGGTCGATCAAATCGAAGACCGCCCGGGCGGTGCCGCCAACGTTGCCTTGAACATTGCAGCGCTCGGTGCGCCAGCCTCGCTGGTCGGTGTGACTGGTGATGACGAGGCCGCCGACAGCCTGGCCAACAGTCTCAAGGGGGCTGGCGTTCGTGCCCTGTTCCAGCGCATCGCGCACCAGCCGACCATCGTCAAGCTGCGGGTCATGAGTCGTCACCAGCAATTGCTGCGTATCGATTTCGAACAGCCCTTCGCCACCGACGCCCTCGCCCTTGCTGCTGAAGTCGACAGCCTGCTCGAAGGCATCAAGGTGCTGGTGCTGTCCGATTACGGCAAGGGTGCACTGAAGAACCATCAGGCGCTGATCGAGGCCGCCCGTACCAAGGGTATTCCGGTATTGGCGGACCCCAAGGGCAAGGACTTCTCGATCTACCGTGGTGCCAGTCTGATTACCCCGAATCTCAGCGAGTTCGAAGCCATCGTCGGCGGTTGTGTCGATGAGCACGACCTGGTGAGCAAGGGCGCGAAGCTGATGCACGATCTGGAGCTCGGCGCCCTGCTGGTGACCCGTGGCGAGCACGGCATGACCCTGCTGCGCCCGGAGCATCCGCCGCTGCACTTACCGGCACGGGCTCGTGAAGTGTTCGACGTGACCGGTGCCGGCGATACGGTGATTTCGACCCTGGCCGCAGCCATTGCTGCCGGCGAGGAACTGCCGCATGCGGTGGCCCTGGCCAACCTGGCGGCGAGCATTGTGGTGGGCAAGTTGGGTACCGCGTCCATCAGCGCTCCGGAACTGCGTCGTGCGATCCAGCGCGAAGAGGGCTCCGAACGCGGCGTGTTGGGGATTGAGCAGTTGCTGCAGGCGGTCGAGGATGCGCGTGCGCACAACGAATCGATTGTGTTCACCAACGGCTGCTTCGACATCCTCCACGCCGGTCACGTGACCTACCTGGAGCAAGCGCGCGCCCAAGGCGACCGCTTGATCGTCGCGATCAACGATGATGCCTCGGTAAGTCGTTTGAAAGGGCCGGGTCGGCCGATCAATAGCGTCGATCGCCGCATGGCCGTGCTGGCGGGCCTGGGCGCTGTGGATTGGGTGATCAGCTTCCCGGAAGGAACGCCGGAAAACCTGCTGTCCCAGGTCAAGCCGGACGTGTTGGTCAAGGGTGGCGACTACGGGATCGATCAGGTCGTGGGTGCCGACATCGTCAAGGCCTACGGCGGGACGGTGAAGGTGCTGGGACTGGTAGAAAACAGCTCGACCACCGCGATCGTCGAGAAGATCCGCAAGACCGAGTAA
- a CDS encoding aldo/keto reductase gives MSQATLHDLHRPLGSTGLRVSPLGLGTVKLGRDQGVKYPNGFQIPDDDEARMLLKLTRDLGINLIDTAPAYGRSEERLGPLLRGQRQDWVIVSKVGEEFADGLSRHDFTAAHTRFSIERSLQRLETDFIDLVLVHSDGNDLAILNDSEVYQTLAALKAEGKIRGFGFSGKTLEGGLKALEQGDCAMVTYNLNEQAERPVIDYAAAHGKAILVKKALASGHVCLSPGVDPVRASFELLFAQPGVASAIVGTINPLHLAHNVATVAQVLASR, from the coding sequence ATGAGCCAGGCAACCCTGCACGATCTGCATCGCCCGCTGGGCAGCACCGGCCTGCGGGTTTCGCCCCTGGGCCTGGGCACGGTCAAGCTCGGCCGCGACCAAGGGGTCAAGTACCCCAACGGCTTTCAGATTCCCGACGATGATGAAGCGCGCATGCTGCTCAAGCTGACCCGGGACCTGGGCATCAACCTGATCGACACCGCACCGGCCTATGGGCGCAGCGAAGAACGCCTCGGGCCGCTGCTTCGCGGCCAGCGTCAGGACTGGGTGATTGTCAGCAAGGTCGGCGAGGAATTTGCCGATGGCCTGTCCCGCCACGATTTCACGGCGGCACACACGCGGTTCTCCATCGAGCGCAGCCTGCAACGTCTGGAAACGGATTTTATCGACCTGGTGCTGGTGCACTCGGACGGCAACGACTTGGCGATTCTCAACGACAGCGAGGTCTACCAGACCCTTGCCGCACTCAAGGCCGAAGGCAAGATTCGCGGCTTCGGTTTTTCCGGGAAGACCCTCGAAGGCGGCCTCAAGGCCCTGGAGCAAGGCGACTGCGCCATGGTCACTTACAATCTCAATGAGCAGGCCGAGCGCCCCGTGATCGACTACGCTGCTGCCCACGGCAAGGCGATCCTGGTGAAAAAGGCCTTGGCCAGTGGTCACGTATGCCTGAGTCCGGGGGTCGATCCGGTGCGCGCCAGTTTCGAGTTGTTGTTCGCCCAACCCGGGGTTGCCAGTGCTATTGTCGGCACCATTAATCCGCTGCACCTCGCCCACAATGTGGCGACCGTTGCTCAAGTCCTAGCCAGTCGTTGA
- a CDS encoding NAD(P)/FAD-dependent oxidoreductase: MPTDISTDVLIVGAGVAGLWLNARLRRQGFSTVLVESASLGGGQSVKSQGIIHGGAKYALHGALTGASEAIADMPRRWREALAGDGELDLSGVRLLSDAHYLWSPGTLAGNLTSFFASKAVRGRVDQVKGEQLPPALQDKRFKGKVYRLAELVVDIPSLIERLAQLAGDGLLAAQQIQPLMENGNLVGLRVDEREIRAQRIVLSAGAGTAELLAALGLSQPAMQLRPLHMVLVKGPSLKPLYAHCLGGGPKPRITVTTHPAANGDWVWYVGGDIAEAEGVAREPAEQIATAQKELAQLLPWIDLSQAQWATLRVDRAEPQQSGLIRPDNAFLAEQDRLLVGWPTKLALAPDFADRVIAALQRDGIQPGPASALPALPKPPLAVPAWEQLLP; encoded by the coding sequence ATGCCCACCGATATTTCCACCGACGTCCTGATTGTCGGCGCCGGAGTTGCCGGGCTCTGGCTCAATGCACGCCTGCGTCGCCAGGGTTTTTCGACGGTACTGGTGGAAAGTGCCAGCCTCGGTGGCGGGCAGAGTGTCAAATCCCAGGGCATCATCCATGGTGGCGCCAAGTACGCATTGCATGGCGCGCTGACGGGCGCCTCGGAGGCGATTGCCGACATGCCGCGGCGCTGGCGTGAAGCACTGGCGGGCGATGGCGAACTGGACCTGTCCGGTGTGCGCCTGCTCTCCGACGCCCATTACTTGTGGTCACCCGGCACCCTGGCCGGCAACCTCACCAGCTTCTTTGCCAGTAAGGCGGTGCGCGGACGCGTCGATCAGGTCAAGGGCGAGCAATTGCCACCCGCCCTGCAAGACAAACGCTTCAAGGGCAAGGTCTATCGCCTGGCCGAGTTGGTGGTCGACATACCCAGTCTGATCGAGCGTCTGGCGCAACTGGCCGGAGACGGCCTGCTGGCCGCGCAGCAGATCCAGCCCTTGATGGAAAACGGTAACCTGGTGGGCCTGCGGGTCGACGAGCGAGAAATCCGCGCACAACGCATCGTCCTCAGTGCCGGTGCCGGCACTGCCGAACTGCTCGCCGCGTTGGGCTTGAGCCAGCCGGCGATGCAGTTGCGTCCGCTGCACATGGTCCTGGTCAAAGGGCCGAGCCTCAAGCCGTTGTACGCCCACTGCCTGGGTGGCGGCCCGAAACCACGGATAACTGTCACTACACATCCAGCGGCCAACGGGGACTGGGTTTGGTATGTCGGCGGCGACATCGCTGAAGCCGAAGGTGTGGCTCGCGAGCCAGCCGAGCAGATTGCCACCGCGCAAAAAGAACTGGCGCAGCTGCTGCCATGGATTGATCTCAGCCAGGCCCAGTGGGCCACCTTGCGAGTTGACCGTGCAGAACCCCAGCAATCGGGCCTGATCCGTCCCGACAACGCCTTCCTCGCCGAGCAAGACCGCCTGCTGGTGGGCTGGCCGACCAAGCTGGCGCTGGCCCCCGACTTCGCCGACCGGGTGATCGCCGCACTGCAACGCGACGGTATCCAGCCCGGCCCTGCGAGCGCCCTGCCGGCCCTGCCAAAACCGCCGTTGGCCGTACCGGCCTGGGAGCAACTGCTGCCATGA